The Aerococcus loyolae genome contains the following window.
TTTTACGCTAATTCACCAATATAAATAGCGCTTACATGACTTCGTGATATAATAAACATGTAAAAAATAGTACAAAATTTAGGAGGTAGCGAAATGAAATTTGTAATTGTTGGTACAAACCATGCTGGGATTGCAGCGGCAAATACGATCTTAGACAATTATGGAGAAGGCAATGAATTAGTCATGCTTGACCGTAACTCAAACTTAAGTTACTTAGGTTGTGGGACTGCTCTATGGGTAGGTCGTCAAATCGATGGCTATGAAGGACTGTTCTATACTAAACCAGAAGATTTTGAAGCCAAAGGTGCTAAAATTTCTTTGGAAACCAATGTGGAAAAGGTTGATTTTGATAAGAAAGTCGTTTATGCCAAAACAAAAGACGGGCAAGAAATTGAAGAATCTTATGACAAGTTAATTCTTGCGGAAGGCTCTGCGCCAATTGCTCCTAACTTGCCAGGTAAAGACTTAGACGGGATCCACTTCTTAAAACTCTTCCAAGAAGGACAAGCGGTTGACCAAGAACTCAGCAAGGACGGCGTAGATACCGTAGCCGTTATTGGTGCCGGTTATATTGGGGTAGAAATTGCCGAAGCAGCAAGACGTCGTGGAAAGAATGTATTATTATTCGATGCTGAAGATACCTGTTTGGCTTCCTACTATGACAAAGAGTTCTCCCAATTAATGGATGAGAACCTAAAAGAAAACGGGATTGAGACCCATTACGGTGAATTCGCCCAAGAGTATTTAGGTGAAAATGGACGGGTCACTGGACTAAAAACCGACAAAGGCCAATATGAAGTGGATGCTGTGATTAACTGTATCGGCTTTAGACCTAATTCAAACCTTGGTGAAGACCACTTGGAACGTTTCGGCAATGGCGCTTATTTAGTTAACCGTGGTTTCCAAACCTCGGATCCTGATGTTTATGCTGTGGGCGACTGTGCCACTAACTATTCCAATGCTTTGCAAGATACCACCTATATTGCTTTAGCAAGTAATGCGGTTCGTGCCGGGATCGTTGGTGCCCACAATGCCGCAGGGACTGCCATTGACGGCGCTGGTGTTCAAGGCTCTAACGGTATTGAAATCTTTGACTTGAAATTAGTTTCCACCGGTTTAAGCGTTAAGGCTGCAAAAAAAGCCGATATTCCAGTGAAATATGTTGACTATGAAGACTTACAATTACCAGGCTTTATGCCAGAAGAAAAGAATGAAAAGGTAAAAATTCGGATTGTCTATACTGAAGAAGGCAACCGGATCGTAGGTGCCCAATTAGCTTCTCATTACGATATGCACCAATTAATCCACATGTTCTCCTTAGCCATCCAAGAAGAATTAACCATGGATAAATTACAACTCCTGGATATCTTCTTCTTACCTCACTATAACCAACCTTATAACTATGTCACTATGGCGGCTTTAAGCGCTGATAAATAGTAGCCATTAAGAAAATAGAGAAAGGCCCTGACTCGCTGATTCTTCCAAATCAAGTGAGTCAGGGCCTTTTTTAATTGATAATTAATTAGCCTAGCTTCTTAGCCAGCCAGTAATAGATGAGCAAAATAATAATAGCACCTAGTAGGGTAGGGATAATGTAAAAACCACCGATTTCTGGACCGAAGCCAGACATTAATTTTCCACCTAGCCAGGAACCGAGAATACCTGCGATTACATTTCCAATTACACCACCGGGTACGTCTCTACCAATGATGGCACCAGCGATTGCACCAAGTACACCACCAACGATGAGGGACCAAATCCAACCCATAGTGATTACCTCCTTTATTTTTGTCTGTTTATATTCTAGTTGAAAAAGACGCTTTTAACAAATAATATGTAAGTTCTGCTTAAGAATAAGAGAGCTTGACCTATTCTAAGAGATTTTTGTTACAATAAAAAAGAATTTAATTTCAAAGAAAAGGGGTAGCCTCATGGAATTCGGTGAAAAAACACTCAATAAAGAAACCATTTACCAAGGAAGTTTGATTGAAGTTGAAAAGCATGTGGTGGAACTACAAAATAAAGAAAAAGCCAATCGCGAAATCATCCACCATGCCCCCGCAGTGGCAATTTTAGCCCTCAACAATGATAAATTATTACTGGTCAAGCAATACCGTAAAGCTATCGAAAAGGCTATTTTAGAAATTCCAGCTGGCTTAGTCGATCCCGGAGAAGACCTTTTAACTGCTGCCAAGCGTGAACTCGAAGAGGAGACCGCCTTTCAAGCTGAAAATTGGCAAGCCTTAGATAAATTTTATGTCTCACCGGGTTACTTAGATGAATATCTTCAAATTTATCAAGCCTCTAGCTTGGCTAAGGTCGCTCATCCTAAAGCCCAAGACGCGGATGAACACATTGAAGTTTTTCAATTGAGTTTCGAAGAAGTACAAGCGGCTATTGAAAAAGGAGATATCTGTGACATGAAGACCATTTATGCTGTCAAACAATGGGAGATTATCAAATTACGAGGTGAAACGAAGTAATCATTATGAAGCAAAAGGATCCTTTAATTACCCGACGCTCTTATCGGAAGGCCCGGGAAAAGAACAACCGCAAGAATATCTGGCGGCGCCTCTTCAAACAAGAGGACGAGTTTGATGATCAGGATGATGTGGATAATGAATCTCGCCCAACTTCCTCAGCCAATCAATCTGAAGCAGCCAGTGATCATGAGAATGAGGAAGTTTCTGCAGCCAGCCAAGAGAACGACGCAGACCTGGAAGCGACTAAAGCAGCGAGCCAATCAGCAGACCTTGATGAAATGGATCAAAGTGAAGGCGTAAGAAAAGCTAATCAGCGGCCTTCGATTGATCGCTTCCTTAATTGGGGTATCGTTATTTTAATTTTAGCCATCATTATCGTTACCGCTATCGCATTTTTTGTATAGGAGAGAAGAATGAAAATTGCTATTATCGCGGCCTTGAGTCGGGAAGTGAATTATTATATTGAAACTATTGACCATTTAGAAGAAAAGACAATCGCCGATATGGCCTATTGGCTAGGTAGCTACCAAGGCAAGGACTTGGTGATCGCCCAATCTGGGGTCGGCAAAGTCAATGCGGCCTTGGCGACGACTGTCGTTGCTCTGGAAGATCCAGATGTGATTATTAATACCGGTTCAGCTGGAGCTATTGATCCTAGTTTAAAGATTGGAGACATTGTCTTGGCGGAATATGCCATCTATAACGATGTCGATGCGACTGCATTTGATAATGTCTTAGGCCAAGTGGACGGGATGCCGGTTAACTATCCAACCGACCCTCAATGGCGTTCAGCTTTTTACCAGTATTACTCGGAACATGCTAGCCAAGCTAACATTAAAATTGGCCCGATTGTTTCTGGAGATTCCTTTATTGCTAGCCAAGACAAGGTGGCTTGGATTCAAGAGCACTTCCCCGGAGCCATGTGTACTGAGATGGAAGGCACGGCGATTGGCCAAGTGGCTTATCGTTTTAAGATTCCTTTTGTCATTATCCGGGCCATCTCAGATACCGCTAACCATGATGCCAATGTAACTTTTGAAGAGTTTATTGAAAAAGTGGGGCGGCAAAGTGCCCAAGCTACCCTGGACTTTATCGCAAAACTTCAATAAGTATGCTAAGGACGAAGTATCAGAAAAATATCGGTAAATAAATTGACAGCAAGGTAGATATTTAGTACACTATTGGTTGTGTAAAATAATGCAGCAGAGTTGAAGCAAGCTCGTCAATAGTTCGCCCACGAATGGTGTAGTGAGTACCTGCGGCTGCATAGGGGAAAGCCTTGGATGAACTACACGAATGCGATCAATTCCATAATTATTTTACTCCAATACTAATTATTTTAAAAAATGGAGGAAACAATTTATGTCACGTTATACAGGACCAAGCTGGAAGAAATCACGTCGTTATGGGATTTCATTATCCGGAACTGGTAAAGAATTAGCTCGTCGCCCTTACGCTCCTGGTCAACATGGACCTAACCAACGTCGTAAGAGCTTATCTGAATACGGTCTTCAATTACAAGAAAAACAAAAATTACGTTTTATCTATGGTTTAACTGAAAAACAATTCCATAATCTATATAACCGTGCTGAAAAGATTAAAGAAGGTACTGTGGGTACCAACTTTATGACCCTTTTAGAACAACGTTTAGATAATATGGTTTACCGTTTAGGTTTAGCTTCTACCCGTCGCCAAGCACGTCAATTAGTTTCCCATGGACATATCACTGTTGATGGTAAACGTGTTGATATTCCTTCTTACATTGTTGAAGTAGGACAAGTTATCGGCGTCCGTGAAAAATCTAAAAACCTACAAGTGATTAAAGATTCTGTTGAAGGTTTATACGGTCACGTTCCTTATGTTGAATTTGATGCTGATAAACTAGAAGGCTCATTATCACGCTTACCAGAACGCGATGAAATGAACCAAGAAATTGACGAATCACTCGTTGTTGAATACTACAACCAAGTTTAATCCGTTCTTAGAAAAGTCTGTTACAGTTTTTGTAACAGACTTTTATTGTTTATTGGTAGTGGAGCTTTTTTGATGAATAGTTTGGCTATTGCCCTGAGGCTAGTGTGGACTAAGTCCTAACTTTAGCGTATAATGTTTATTATTAGGTATAAAAGCGTCTTTTTAGCAATAGAGGGGGGAAGACAGTGGGATTTATAATTGCTCTAATCATCATCATTGTGATTATTTTGATTGGCTATGGCCTACTCTACTACTTAGGTCGCAAGCAAAGCAAAACCAACCTAGAACTTGATGAGAAGAAACAGGAGATCATGGCCATTCCTGTTGCAGATAAACTCTACACTATCCGTAATAAAAATGTGAGTGGTAATACACGCCGGCTATTTGAGGCTGAACAAGCCAAGTGGCAAACCATTAAACAGTATAAGTTACCTGAAATTGAAGCTGCACTGGTGCAGGCCCAGGCAGATGCTGATAAATTTTCACTCATTAAGTCTCGAAAAACGGCCGAAGAAACTGAAAAGTTGATTTATGATACTTTACAAGATGTTCAAAATATCAATCAATCCTTAGAAGAACTCTTAGCTAGCGAGTCAAAAAATGAAGCTTATTTTCAAGAGGTTAATGACCGCTATGCCAAAATAAGAAAACAACTCCTTGCTCATGGTTATGCCTATGGGGATTCACAAGAAACTTTGGAAAAACATCTTTCTTATATTGAATTGGACTTTACCAAATACAATACCTTAATGAGTGATGCCGACTACCTAGCAGCTCATGATGTTTTAGACCAAACTAAGGAAGATATCGAAGCCTTAGAAGCGATGATGGAAGAAATTCCTAAGCTATTGGATAAGATTGATAATGAATATGAAGAACAACTTGAAGACCTTAAATCAGGCTATTCACAAATGCTAGATATGGACTTCCAATTTCCTTCTGGTGTACGGGTTGATGAAGAAATTCAACAGGTAGAAAAGGGCATCGAGCAGTGCTATGCAGCCTTAGCTGAATGCGATTTAAGTGAAACATCTTCCTTAATGAGCGCAACTGAAGCTCAAATTGACCGCAGCTATGAATTAATGGAAGTTGAATTACGGGCTAAGGAATATATTGAGAAAAACCAAGGTAACCTTGAACAAAGAATTAACCAAGTCCGCCAAAGTAATCGCTATGGATCACTAGAAATTGACCGGGTGTCCCAAAATTATCTGCTCCATGATAATGAACTGGGCAAGTTACAAGACTACGCTGATCAAATTGACCGCATCCACGAAGATGTGGATACCGTTAACCAACGACTCGGAGCCCACGTCATTGCCTATACCGACATGCAGAGCGTTTATAAAGATAAATATGAACAGCTTAATGAAATTGATAAGGCCCAATCTCATATTGTGGGGTCCTTAGCTAATCTCCGGCAAAAAGAACGCGATGCCCGTGACATGCTTTACACTTTCGACTTAGATATGCGTAACATGAAACGCCGGGTTAATCAGTATCATTTACCGGGACTTCCTGATGCTTATCTAGATCGTTATTTTGCTACTGAAGATAAAGTTGAAGAACTCGAGCGCAAAATGAATCGGGTCAAACTGGATATGGATGAAATTGACCAGCTCGTCAATGAAGTTTCCGAGGCGATTGAGCGTCTGGATTTAGAAACTGAAAACATGATTGACCAGGCCTTATTGACTGAACAAACCGTTCAATATGCTAACCGCTACCGGGCCAACCATCCCGAACTAAATCAAGCCATCGAAAAATCTTCTTACTACTTTAATCAAACTTTCGATTATAAAAAGGCCCATCAGACCATTAGTCAGGCTGTTGACCAATTAGAGTCAGGGGCATCCAATAAAGTGGAGAACCAATATCGACAAGAGAAAGAAGAGCGTTTGTATTAAATATTAATAGAGACTCATTAACCAGTTTCTAAACAAGAAAAGTGCTTCAATCAATTGGATAGCTATTGATTTGATGCACTTTTGCTTTTTATCCATTGATTGAATGACTAGCAGTCATTAATTTGATCGTTAATAAAGGAGTAATTATGTCAGAAATCATTTATTTTGATAATAGTGCAACGACTAAAATTGACCCTGCCGCTTTAAAGTCCCTGGTGATGACCATGGAGAATTATTACGGTAACCCTTCCAGCTTGCATGACTTAGGTAACCAAGCCAAAGCCTTGCTCAATAAGGCCCGCCAGCAAATTGCAGAACTCTGTGGTTGTCAGGCAGAGGAAATCTTTTTTACTAGTGGGGGAACTGAATCCAATAACTGGGCTCTCAAAGGAACGGCCTATGAAAAGGCGGGCCGGGGTAAACATATTATTACTTCTAGTGTTGAACATCCCTCAGTCAGTCATACTTTAAAAGAGCTAGAACAAGAAGGCTTTGAAGTGACTTACTTACCCGTTGATAAGGAAGGACGGGTAAACCCCAAGGATCTTCAGGCCGCAATACGACCGGATACGATTCTGGTTTCAATCATGGCTGTAAATAATGAAATTGGGACCATCCAACCGATCAAGGAGATTGCTGAAATTTTAACCGATTTTCCCACCATCCACTTCCATGTTGATGGCGTCCAAAGCTTGGGTCGTTTTAAGGATCCGCTCATCCATTCTCGTGTCGACCTTTATTCCTTTTCATCGCATAAATTCAATGGGCCTCGGGGAGTGGGAATTCTCTACAAAAAGAAAAACCGGACTTTGAAGAATTTAGTAGAAGGTGGCGGCCAAGAAGCAAATCTACGGAGTGGTACCGAGAACTTACCCGGAATTGTGGCAACAGCTAAGGCCTTCCGCTTAAGTTTAGAGCGGGCTCAAGAAGAAAATCAGCGCCAAGAAGCCATCCAAGCTTTAATCAGAGATTACCTCAAACAATACCCAGATACTATCCGGATTTTTTCTCCTGAATCAGGCGCTTCTCCCCATGTACTCTGCTTTGCCTTAAAGGCTGTCCGTGGAGAAGTGATGGTCCACGCTTTGGAAGAAAAGGGTATCTATGTGTCCACTACTAGCGCCTGTTCTAGCCGTCAAACCGGTCATTCTTCATCGACCTTACTAGCCATGGGAGTCGATGGGTCTTGGGCTCATTCGGCTATTCGTCTAAGCTTTGGCTTTGAAAATACAGAAGAAGAAGCCCAACATTTTATTGACACTTTTGAAGAATTACGTCAAAAATTTACTGTTATCCAATAGGAGGTCTTATGGAAACTAAAATCATGATCCGTTATGGCGAATTATCAGTTAAAGGAAAAAATAAACGCCGTTTTATTAACCGTTTAGCTGAAAATATCCGCCAAATCTTTTCTGACTATCCACAGGTTAAGGTGAGTGAACAGTTCGATTTCATGTTTATTGAGCTTAATGGCGTCGATAAGGAAATCGTCATTGATCGCTTGCAATATATTTTCGGTATCCAAAGTTATAGTCCTGTCTACGAAATTGACCGTGACTTTGGCCTGTTAAAAGAAGTGGCCAAACAAGTGGTGAAAGAAAAGTTAGATGAAAGGGAAATTCATAGCTTCAAGGTTGCTACTTCCCGATCCGACCACAATTATCATATGGATACCAATGCTATTAACCGAGAATTAGGGGCTTATCTGATGGAAGAATTCCCCAATTTAGAAGTTAAAATGAAAAAGCCCGACCTCACCGTCCGGGTCAAGGTGCGCTTTAAGGACTTTGTTGTGTCTTCTGACTGGATTAAAGGGATCGGCGGTTTACCGGTGGGAACCAGTTCTCGTGGGATCCTCATGTTATCTGGGGGAATTGATTCTCCGGTAGCGGGATATTTAGCCATGAAACGTGGAGTGAGACCTATTGCCATCCACTTTGCTTCACCACCCTATACCAGTCCCCAAGCCTTAGAAAAGGCGAAACAATTAGCGGGAAAGTTGACTAAATTTGGCTCTTGGATCGATTTTATTGAAGTGCCTTTTACAGAAATTCAAGAAGCGATTAAGGAGCATATTCCCAGTGAATATTTAATGACTATTACCCGACGGATGATGCTAAGAGTGGCTGACCGCATTCGTGAACAGTACCATGCCTTATCCATTATTAATGGAGAGTCCCTGGGACAAGTGGCTTCACAGACTGCTGAATCCATGTATGCCATTAATGCCGTGACTACAACACCGATTATTCGTCCTGTTGTTACCATGGATAAATTAGAAATTATTGATATTGCCCAGGCGATTGACACTTTTGATTTGTCTATTCAACCTTTTGAAGACTGCTGTACTGTTTTTGCACCGGCTTCACCAAGTACTAAGCCGAAAGTGGACCGCTGTGAATATTATGAATCCCGTCTTGATATTGACAGCCTAGTGGACAATTGCCTAGCTAAGCTTAACTTTGAGCGAATTGACCATCATTCCTTGGAGGAAAGCACTGCCCAAGAAGAAGCCATGGATGACTTACTTTAAAAATATCAATGACACGATCAAGATCATAAAAAAGAATAATAGAAAAAAAGCTTGCCTCTCTCGATTGGCAAGCTTTTTAGTGCTTATTTAGAAAAAATAACCGTAAACGGCAACACCTAGACTAATCACTACACCTGAAACGAGGGCAAGTAACATAGCCCAGGTGAATAATTTGCCCCATCTTTTCTTACGTCTTTTTTTTCGTGCTGATTTTTCATAGGCTTTTTCTCGTTGGTCTTTCCAATTCGTTGAATTTGACATATCCTTATAACGCTCCTTACAATAATCTCCTTGCTATTATAGCATAAAGGCTAAAGACATTTAACGTGGACTTAGAAAGATTTCTTTAAGCCTTCACTTAAGCAAAGGATGAAAACAAGTGCCTGGCTACGTCTTTATTTTTGCTAAAGACTTTGATAATATTATCATTGAAATGAGAAGCCTAATGACGCAATCTCATCGAATGTTATTAGAATGTAGGAGGAACTACTATGACTCAAGCACAAATTGGTGTAATCGGAATGGCGGTAATGGGGAAAAACTTAGCCCTAAATATTGAAAGCCGTGGCTATACGGTCGCTATTTATAATCGGACTACCTCACGGATGGAAGCCGTTTATGAAGAAAACAAGGACAAGAACTTAGTCCCTACCCGTTCGCTAGAAGAATTTGTTGAACATCTTGAACGTCCCCGTCGTATTTTACTTATGGTAAAAGCTGGGGCAGCTACTGATCATTTCATTGATCAAATTTTACCCCTTTTAGAAGAAGGCGATATCCTCATTGACGGCGGAAATACCTACTTCAAAGATACCATGCGGCGTTCAGAAAAATTAGCTCAATCCGGGATCCACTTTATCGGCATGGGAGTTTCTGGTGGTGAAGAGGGTGCCCTGAAGGGGCCTGCATTAATGCCAGGTGGTCAAAAAGAAGCTTATCTAGAAATGAAAGATATTCTTGAAGCCATGGCGGCTAAGGCACCAAGTGATGGGAAACCCTGCGTGACCTATATTGGCGAAAATGGGGCTGGTCACTTTGTTAAAATGGTCCACAACGGTATCGAATATGGGGACATGGAATTAATTAGTGAATCCTATGATTTATTGCGTCATTATTTAGATTTAAGCGTGGAAGAATGTGCTCAATACTTCAAGCAATGGAACCAAGGCGAATTAGACAGCTATTTGATTGAAATTACCGCTGATATCTTGACCAAGAAGGACCCCCAAACCCAAGCGCCAATGATTGACGTTATTCTTGATGCTGCGGGTAATAAGGGAACCGGAAAATGGACATCTCAAGAGGCCTTAGACTTAGGAGTGCCGCTACCAACTATTACGGATTCAGTATATGCGCGTTATATTTCTGCTTTAAAGGATGAACGTGTCCGTGCTAGCCAAGTCTTAGAAGGACCAAGCCAAGTGAAAGGTGTTGAGGATAAGGAAGCCTTTATTGAAAAAATCCGTCAAGCCCTCTATTTCTCTAAACTAATGAGCTACGCCCAAGGTTTTGTGGAATACCGTGAAGCAAGTAAGACTTACAATTGGGACTTAGATTATAAGGCCATTGCAAGTATTTTTAGAGGGGGATGTATTATTCGGGCACAATTCCTTGAAACAATTATGGCTGCTTATGAGAATAATCCAGAATTAGAAAATATTCTTTTAGATGATTACTTTAAGGAAATAGCCGCTAAATACCAACAAGCTACCCGAGATGTGGTGAGTGCAGCAGTTCAAGCGGGTATTCCGGTATCTGGATTTACTAGTGCGATTTCATATTATGACAGCTATCGTTCAGCCACACTACCTGCTAATATGATCCAAGCACAAAGAGATTATTTTGGGGCCCATACCTACCAAAGAGTGGACCAAGAAGGAACTTATCATTTCTTATGG
Protein-coding sequences here:
- the nox gene encoding H2O-forming NADH oxidase, producing MKFVIVGTNHAGIAAANTILDNYGEGNELVMLDRNSNLSYLGCGTALWVGRQIDGYEGLFYTKPEDFEAKGAKISLETNVEKVDFDKKVVYAKTKDGQEIEESYDKLILAEGSAPIAPNLPGKDLDGIHFLKLFQEGQAVDQELSKDGVDTVAVIGAGYIGVEIAEAARRRGKNVLLFDAEDTCLASYYDKEFSQLMDENLKENGIETHYGEFAQEYLGENGRVTGLKTDKGQYEVDAVINCIGFRPNSNLGEDHLERFGNGAYLVNRGFQTSDPDVYAVGDCATNYSNALQDTTYIALASNAVRAGIVGAHNAAGTAIDGAGVQGSNGIEIFDLKLVSTGLSVKAAKKADIPVKYVDYEDLQLPGFMPEEKNEKVKIRIVYTEEGNRIVGAQLASHYDMHQLIHMFSLAIQEELTMDKLQLLDIFFLPHYNQPYNYVTMAALSADK
- a CDS encoding cysteine desulfurase family protein; this encodes MIYFDNSATTKIDPAALKSLVMTMENYYGNPSSLHDLGNQAKALLNKARQQIAELCGCQAEEIFFTSGGTESNNWALKGTAYEKAGRGKHIITSSVEHPSVSHTLKELEQEGFEVTYLPVDKEGRVNPKDLQAAIRPDTILVSIMAVNNEIGTIQPIKEIAEILTDFPTIHFHVDGVQSLGRFKDPLIHSRVDLYSFSSHKFNGPRGVGILYKKKNRTLKNLVEGGGQEANLRSGTENLPGIVATAKAFRLSLERAQEENQRQEAIQALIRDYLKQYPDTIRIFSPESGASPHVLCFALKAVRGEVMVHALEEKGIYVSTTSACSSRQTGHSSSTLLAMGVDGSWAHSAIRLSFGFENTEEEAQHFIDTFEELRQKFTVIQ
- a CDS encoding GlsB/YeaQ/YmgE family stress response membrane protein, producing MGWIWSLIVGGVLGAIAGAIIGRDVPGGVIGNVIAGILGSWLGGKLMSGFGPEIGGFYIIPTLLGAIIILLIYYWLAKKLG
- the gndA gene encoding NADP-dependent phosphogluconate dehydrogenase, which translates into the protein MTQAQIGVIGMAVMGKNLALNIESRGYTVAIYNRTTSRMEAVYEENKDKNLVPTRSLEEFVEHLERPRRILLMVKAGAATDHFIDQILPLLEEGDILIDGGNTYFKDTMRRSEKLAQSGIHFIGMGVSGGEEGALKGPALMPGGQKEAYLEMKDILEAMAAKAPSDGKPCVTYIGENGAGHFVKMVHNGIEYGDMELISESYDLLRHYLDLSVEECAQYFKQWNQGELDSYLIEITADILTKKDPQTQAPMIDVILDAAGNKGTGKWTSQEALDLGVPLPTITDSVYARYISALKDERVRASQVLEGPSQVKGVEDKEAFIEKIRQALYFSKLMSYAQGFVEYREASKTYNWDLDYKAIASIFRGGCIIRAQFLETIMAAYENNPELENILLDDYFKEIAAKYQQATRDVVSAAVQAGIPVSGFTSAISYYDSYRSATLPANMIQAQRDYFGAHTYQRVDQEGTYHFLWDEEKEVKQ
- the thiI gene encoding tRNA uracil 4-sulfurtransferase ThiI produces the protein METKIMIRYGELSVKGKNKRRFINRLAENIRQIFSDYPQVKVSEQFDFMFIELNGVDKEIVIDRLQYIFGIQSYSPVYEIDRDFGLLKEVAKQVVKEKLDEREIHSFKVATSRSDHNYHMDTNAINRELGAYLMEEFPNLEVKMKKPDLTVRVKVRFKDFVVSSDWIKGIGGLPVGTSSRGILMLSGGIDSPVAGYLAMKRGVRPIAIHFASPPYTSPQALEKAKQLAGKLTKFGSWIDFIEVPFTEIQEAIKEHIPSEYLMTITRRMMLRVADRIREQYHALSIINGESLGQVASQTAESMYAINAVTTTPIIRPVVTMDKLEIIDIAQAIDTFDLSIQPFEDCCTVFAPASPSTKPKVDRCEYYESRLDIDSLVDNCLAKLNFERIDHHSLEESTAQEEAMDDLL
- a CDS encoding 5'-methylthioadenosine/adenosylhomocysteine nucleosidase produces the protein MKIAIIAALSREVNYYIETIDHLEEKTIADMAYWLGSYQGKDLVIAQSGVGKVNAALATTVVALEDPDVIINTGSAGAIDPSLKIGDIVLAEYAIYNDVDATAFDNVLGQVDGMPVNYPTDPQWRSAFYQYYSEHASQANIKIGPIVSGDSFIASQDKVAWIQEHFPGAMCTEMEGTAIGQVAYRFKIPFVIIRAISDTANHDANVTFEEFIEKVGRQSAQATLDFIAKLQ
- the rpsD gene encoding 30S ribosomal protein S4, which gives rise to MSRYTGPSWKKSRRYGISLSGTGKELARRPYAPGQHGPNQRRKSLSEYGLQLQEKQKLRFIYGLTEKQFHNLYNRAEKIKEGTVGTNFMTLLEQRLDNMVYRLGLASTRRQARQLVSHGHITVDGKRVDIPSYIVEVGQVIGVREKSKNLQVIKDSVEGLYGHVPYVEFDADKLEGSLSRLPERDEMNQEIDESLVVEYYNQV
- a CDS encoding septation ring formation regulator EzrA, which translates into the protein MGFIIALIIIIVIILIGYGLLYYLGRKQSKTNLELDEKKQEIMAIPVADKLYTIRNKNVSGNTRRLFEAEQAKWQTIKQYKLPEIEAALVQAQADADKFSLIKSRKTAEETEKLIYDTLQDVQNINQSLEELLASESKNEAYFQEVNDRYAKIRKQLLAHGYAYGDSQETLEKHLSYIELDFTKYNTLMSDADYLAAHDVLDQTKEDIEALEAMMEEIPKLLDKIDNEYEEQLEDLKSGYSQMLDMDFQFPSGVRVDEEIQQVEKGIEQCYAALAECDLSETSSLMSATEAQIDRSYELMEVELRAKEYIEKNQGNLEQRINQVRQSNRYGSLEIDRVSQNYLLHDNELGKLQDYADQIDRIHEDVDTVNQRLGAHVIAYTDMQSVYKDKYEQLNEIDKAQSHIVGSLANLRQKERDARDMLYTFDLDMRNMKRRVNQYHLPGLPDAYLDRYFATEDKVEELERKMNRVKLDMDEIDQLVNEVSEAIERLDLETENMIDQALLTEQTVQYANRYRANHPELNQAIEKSSYYFNQTFDYKKAHQTISQAVDQLESGASNKVENQYRQEKEERLY
- a CDS encoding NUDIX hydrolase, producing MEFGEKTLNKETIYQGSLIEVEKHVVELQNKEKANREIIHHAPAVAILALNNDKLLLVKQYRKAIEKAILEIPAGLVDPGEDLLTAAKRELEEETAFQAENWQALDKFYVSPGYLDEYLQIYQASSLAKVAHPKAQDADEHIEVFQLSFEEVQAAIEKGDICDMKTIYAVKQWEIIKLRGETK